From Nguyenibacter vanlangensis, one genomic window encodes:
- a CDS encoding flagellar biosynthesis regulator FlaF, with translation MIHPAIKAYQSISGSSLSGREAEAACFRMLIDELETASLSSDVAVRRLALSRHQRFWSMIMQANALDNGLTPEEDRRLFVRLADQAQRYGIRAILYSDVSLAPLIEIAENVLAGLEAVSDSDAIGADPLAAF, from the coding sequence ATGATTCATCCTGCGATCAAAGCCTATCAGAGCATCAGCGGCTCTTCCCTGTCGGGCAGAGAGGCCGAGGCCGCATGCTTCAGAATGCTCATCGACGAACTCGAGACCGCGTCGCTGAGTTCCGATGTCGCCGTTCGCCGCCTGGCATTGTCCCGGCATCAGCGTTTCTGGTCCATGATCATGCAGGCGAACGCCCTGGATAACGGTCTTACGCCCGAGGAAGACCGCAGGCTTTTCGTCAGGCTGGCGGACCAGGCCCAGAGATACGGAATCAGGGCGATATTATATTCCGACGTGTCCCTGGCCCCCCTGATCGAGATCGCGGAAAATGTCCTGGCCGGCCTCGAGGCCGTCTCGGATAGCGATGCAATAGGCGCCGATCCGCTCGCCGCGTTCTGA
- a CDS encoding globin-coupled sensor protein, with protein sequence MKNPDAGAGGASPRSIADRLAFLRIGNRESRILSDMRSGLGDVLQASLDDFYDRVKQTPELARFFQGDHQMDVARSHQLAHWNTILSGRFGPDYVQAVTRIGGTHAVIGLEPRWYLAGYAVLLDGIVRRMIDAEFSRRPRGQAAFSRLFGRPSPAAEPQDAALLGEKIGTLIRVAMLDMDLALSTYLLRLEETNRKAEREQAALGEIARALEQVAGGDLSTTLDRTVMEKSPLLASVFARLKDGLGGIASEIRRASALVRESAASISKDSARILSQSDAQVGSIRRITGATAALEESLSDVAEQTEAAGVAVRTCVAAAALGDGNIRRVRETMTDIRQAGETISELVGTIQDIAVQTNLLALNANVEASRAGSAGRGFAVVATAIRELSAKTTEAARQIAASARQSETVIRNGDRAVSQMTDALREIGTSITVVRDAVARINTEIGNQENSVRSTHREAAELRDISEKTSAMTRHASDDCTALTQRSDKMMELVSNFRLT encoded by the coding sequence ATGAAGAATCCGGATGCCGGAGCGGGTGGCGCGTCGCCGCGGTCGATCGCGGACAGGCTTGCCTTCCTCAGGATCGGCAACAGGGAAAGCCGCATCCTCTCGGACATGCGCTCCGGCCTGGGCGATGTCCTGCAAGCCAGCCTCGATGATTTCTACGACCGGGTGAAGCAGACGCCCGAACTGGCGCGCTTCTTTCAGGGCGACCACCAGATGGACGTGGCCCGGTCGCATCAATTGGCCCACTGGAACACGATTCTTTCGGGCCGGTTCGGCCCCGACTATGTTCAGGCCGTCACGCGAATCGGCGGGACCCATGCCGTGATCGGGCTCGAACCGCGCTGGTATCTGGCCGGATATGCGGTTCTGCTCGACGGCATCGTCCGCCGGATGATCGACGCGGAGTTTTCGCGCCGCCCGCGCGGCCAGGCCGCCTTCTCCCGGTTGTTCGGCCGACCATCACCCGCCGCCGAACCACAGGACGCCGCGCTGCTGGGGGAGAAGATCGGCACGCTCATCCGCGTGGCGATGCTGGACATGGATCTCGCACTCTCCACCTATCTGCTCCGCCTGGAAGAGACGAACCGCAAGGCCGAGCGCGAACAGGCCGCGCTGGGCGAAATCGCACGGGCCCTGGAACAGGTGGCCGGCGGTGACCTGTCGACGACGCTCGACCGGACGGTCATGGAAAAATCGCCCCTCCTGGCATCCGTCTTCGCCAGGCTCAAGGACGGGCTGGGGGGAATCGCTTCGGAAATCCGCCGGGCATCCGCCCTGGTTCGGGAATCCGCGGCGTCGATCAGCAAGGACAGTGCGCGCATCCTCAGCCAGAGCGACGCGCAGGTCGGCTCGATCCGCAGGATTACCGGCGCCACGGCCGCGCTGGAGGAGTCGCTGTCCGACGTCGCCGAGCAGACCGAAGCGGCCGGCGTGGCCGTCAGGACCTGTGTGGCCGCGGCCGCCCTCGGGGATGGAAATATCCGTAGGGTGCGCGAAACGATGACGGATATCCGGCAGGCGGGCGAGACCATTTCCGAGCTTGTCGGCACGATTCAGGATATCGCGGTCCAGACGAATCTGCTCGCGCTCAACGCCAATGTCGAGGCCTCCCGCGCCGGAAGCGCCGGGCGCGGTTTTGCCGTCGTGGCGACCGCGATCCGCGAATTGTCGGCCAAGACCACCGAGGCGGCACGACAGATCGCGGCAAGCGCGCGCCAAAGCGAAACCGTGATCCGCAACGGCGACAGGGCGGTCAGCCAGATGACGGACGCATTGCGGGAGATCGGGACCAGCATCACGGTGGTCCGGGACGCCGTTGCCCGAATCAATACCGAAATCGGGAATCAGGAGAACAGCGTCCGCAGCACCCATCGCGAGGCCGCCGAACTGCGCGACATTTCCGAAAAGACATCCGCTATGACAAGGCATGCATCGGACGATTGCACGGCGCTGACGCAGCGGTCGGACAAGATGATGGAACTGGTCAGCAATTTCCGGCTGACCTGA
- a CDS encoding chemotaxis protein CheD, producing MTDISTITTVVQGEVVVSDDPSTLLVTLLGSCVSVCMFDPVAGVGGMNHFLLPDGDDGHGGTAMRFGVNAMEKLVNGILKAGGSLDRLQCKAFGGAAIIPSLGHIGQENSRFVLRYLAEEGLHCVSHSLGGSQARRVRFWPATGRAQQNLVHDARTVGHQEEAYSRREAEAERKWAREAGSGVELF from the coding sequence GTGACGGACATATCGACAATCACGACGGTCGTACAGGGCGAAGTGGTCGTCTCGGACGATCCGTCGACTCTTCTGGTTACCCTTCTCGGCTCGTGCGTCTCGGTCTGCATGTTCGATCCGGTGGCCGGCGTCGGCGGCATGAACCATTTTCTGCTGCCCGATGGAGATGACGGCCATGGCGGAACGGCCATGCGTTTCGGCGTCAATGCGATGGAGAAACTCGTCAACGGGATTCTCAAAGCAGGCGGGAGCCTCGATCGGCTGCAATGCAAGGCATTCGGCGGCGCGGCCATCATTCCGTCGCTGGGGCATATCGGGCAGGAGAACAGCCGCTTCGTCCTGCGATATCTGGCGGAAGAAGGGCTGCATTGCGTTTCGCACAGCCTGGGCGGCAGCCAGGCCCGGCGGGTCCGGTTCTGGCCCGCGACCGGACGGGCGCAGCAGAACCTGGTCCACGATGCCAGGACTGTCGGGCATCAGGAAGAAGCGTACAGCCGGCGAGAGGCCGAAGCCGAACGGAAATGGGCGCGGGAAGCCGGCTCGGGCGTCGAACTGTTCTGA
- a CDS encoding response regulator, translating to MPAASQIRALIVDDQSSIRQILANSLMQIGFAHIAQRKDGREAVEYLDQNPTHLVISDFNMPVMDGLALLRAVRGNPKTQKVAFIILTSEASRDLVQEAVKAGVNNFLAKPYTVAKLREVLEKVFGPIT from the coding sequence ATGCCAGCGGCTTCACAGATCAGGGCGCTGATCGTTGACGACCAATCGTCCATCCGGCAGATTCTGGCCAACAGCCTGATGCAGATCGGCTTCGCGCACATCGCGCAGAGGAAGGACGGCAGGGAAGCCGTCGAATATCTCGACCAGAATCCGACGCATCTCGTGATTTCCGACTTCAACATGCCCGTCATGGACGGGCTGGCGCTGCTGCGTGCCGTCCGCGGCAACCCGAAGACGCAGAAAGTCGCGTTCATCATCCTGACCAGCGAGGCCAGCCGGGACCTCGTTCAGGAAGCCGTCAAGGCCGGGGTCAATAATTTTCTTGCCAAGCCTTATACCGTCGCAAAACTGCGGGAGGTGCTTGAAAAGGTGTTCGGGCCCATAACGTGA